The Flavobacterium psychrophilum genome includes a region encoding these proteins:
- a CDS encoding TonB-dependent receptor: MKNFSRLFFTLSLLLISAFAMAQETITGKVNDDQNMPLPGAMITIKGTTASASTGIDGTFTITTTITSGELIINYLGFNTRSQPFTITPGSTLNLGTIQLASNTEDLQEVVIVGKGIIDLEEDRRTPVAVSNISRRELVEKSGNQEFPEVMKNTPGVYVASQAGGYGDSKMFVRGFDQTNTAFMLNGQPINGMEDGNMYWSNWSGMTDVANHVQVQRGLGSSKLAISSVGGTVNIVTKATDLRKGGFAQSMFGNDNYMKNTASYNTGLMENGFGASFMLSKWSGDGYNRGTQGEGYNYFLSFGYKLNEKHLFNFLVFGAPQSHDQNFTKSIANYQQYGRKYNNNYGFLNGDYLSERTNYYHKPVLNLNWDFNINDNMNLSTVLYASYGRGGGTGNWGNGRVRTADGHIDFDATRDKNLAVADGIGTNAAYAIRNSVNNHAWYGVVSNFNHKINENFSYNAGLDIRTYKGTHYRTINNFLGLNGFAVPNSGADGNIQSPDGYIVTERYSANPWSAIFDKKPDDFQKIDYDYDERITYGGVFGQMEYATDDFSAFIQGAVSNQSHVRWDRFQYTQENEKSDKVNNTGYNVKAGASYKFAEQHTIFANAGYYSRQPYHDNIYLNFRNEVNPLTQNEKITGFEAGYRYRSSFIDVNIDAYMTRWKDRVTTTSNTDEDTGMLLYTTNNGVHQLHKGIEAELVARPIKEIGIKWFASIGDWKYDDDVLTVVRDENRNIISETVKDVKGGRVGGGAQTTWGFGTVYKIAKGLSIDADWRNYSNLYATVVEKDNLRLPAFDIMDAGITYKMDFATTSLTFRANINNLLDDIYISESTSAIKTTVNVSNTDPSLGTYLSNGRIYDGLADGNNVFFGNGRTYNISMRFNF; the protein is encoded by the coding sequence ATGAAAAATTTTAGCAGATTATTTTTTACGCTTTCCCTTTTGCTGATTTCAGCATTTGCAATGGCACAGGAAACCATAACCGGTAAGGTTAACGACGATCAAAACATGCCATTGCCTGGAGCAATGATCACCATTAAAGGAACAACAGCTTCTGCCAGTACAGGCATAGATGGTACTTTTACAATTACCACCACTATTACATCGGGTGAATTAATTATTAATTATTTAGGATTCAACACCCGATCGCAGCCGTTTACAATTACACCCGGCAGTACGCTAAATCTTGGCACAATACAATTAGCTTCTAACACAGAAGACCTTCAGGAGGTTGTTATTGTAGGTAAAGGGATTATTGACCTTGAAGAAGACAGGCGCACACCTGTAGCTGTGAGTAATATCAGCAGAAGAGAATTGGTGGAAAAATCGGGTAACCAGGAATTTCCCGAAGTTATGAAAAATACACCCGGCGTATATGTAGCAAGCCAGGCCGGTGGTTATGGTGACTCTAAAATGTTTGTTCGCGGTTTCGACCAGACAAACACCGCCTTTATGCTTAACGGCCAGCCAATAAATGGTATGGAAGACGGTAACATGTATTGGAGTAACTGGAGTGGTATGACAGATGTTGCCAACCATGTACAGGTGCAGCGTGGTTTGGGTTCTTCTAAACTGGCAATATCATCTGTGGGTGGTACCGTGAACATTGTTACTAAAGCAACCGACCTTAGAAAAGGAGGATTTGCGCAGTCTATGTTTGGTAATGATAATTATATGAAAAATACAGCGTCTTACAATACAGGCCTTATGGAAAATGGCTTTGGCGCAAGTTTTATGCTTTCTAAATGGAGTGGCGACGGTTATAACCGTGGTACACAAGGTGAAGGATATAACTACTTCCTTTCATTCGGTTACAAACTTAATGAGAAACATCTTTTTAACTTCCTGGTATTTGGCGCACCGCAATCACACGATCAGAATTTTACAAAATCTATTGCAAACTATCAGCAATACGGCAGGAAGTACAATAATAATTACGGTTTTCTAAATGGCGATTACCTTAGCGAAAGGACCAATTATTACCACAAACCGGTACTTAACCTAAACTGGGATTTCAACATAAACGACAATATGAATCTTAGTACGGTACTTTACGCTTCTTACGGGCGTGGTGGAGGAACAGGTAACTGGGGTAACGGACGCGTTCGTACAGCTGACGGGCATATTGACTTTGATGCTACACGCGATAAAAACCTTGCCGTTGCAGATGGGATAGGCACTAATGCAGCCTATGCTATTCGTAATTCGGTAAACAACCATGCGTGGTATGGTGTGGTTTCCAACTTTAACCACAAGATAAATGAGAACTTTAGCTATAATGCAGGTCTTGATATCCGCACTTACAAGGGGACACACTACAGGACTATAAATAACTTCTTAGGCCTTAATGGTTTTGCAGTGCCTAACAGCGGGGCAGATGGAAACATACAATCTCCGGATGGTTACATAGTTACAGAACGATACAGCGCAAATCCGTGGAGTGCTATTTTTGACAAAAAGCCTGATGATTTCCAAAAAATAGATTATGATTATGATGAAAGGATAACCTATGGCGGAGTTTTTGGACAAATGGAATATGCTACAGATGATTTCTCCGCTTTCATTCAGGGTGCGGTGTCAAACCAAAGCCACGTACGTTGGGATCGTTTTCAATATACGCAGGAGAATGAAAAGTCAGATAAAGTAAACAATACAGGTTATAACGTTAAAGCAGGTGCAAGCTATAAATTTGCAGAACAACATACTATATTTGCTAACGCAGGGTATTATTCAAGACAACCTTATCACGATAACATTTACCTGAATTTCCGTAACGAAGTAAACCCACTTACACAGAACGAAAAAATTACCGGTTTTGAGGCTGGATACCGCTACCGTAGTTCATTTATAGATGTAAATATAGATGCCTACATGACCCGCTGGAAAGACAGGGTTACAACAACTAGTAACACCGACGAAGATACCGGAATGCTTTTATACACTACTAACAACGGGGTACATCAACTACACAAAGGTATTGAAGCAGAATTAGTTGCACGCCCGATTAAAGAAATTGGCATTAAATGGTTTGCTTCTATAGGCGATTGGAAATATGACGATGACGTACTTACTGTAGTACGCGATGAGAACAGGAACATTATCAGCGAAACAGTTAAAGACGTTAAAGGTGGCAGAGTTGGCGGTGGTGCACAGACTACATGGGGCTTTGGCACTGTTTACAAAATAGCTAAAGGGTTAAGCATTGATGCCGATTGGAGAAATTACAGCAACCTTTATGCAACAGTTGTTGAGAAAGACAACCTGAGGCTTCCGGCTTTTGACATTATGGATGCAGGTATAACCTATAAAATGGATTTTGCTACTACATCACTAACTTTCAGGGCAAACATAAACAACCTGCTTGATGATATATATATTAGTGAGAGTACATCGGCAATTAAAACTACAGTAAATGTAAGTAATACAGATCCGTCGTTAGGAACTTACCTTTCTAACGGTAGGATATACGATGGCCTTGCCGACGGAAATAACGTATTCTTCGGTAACGGTAGAACTTATAATATAAGTATGAGGTTTAATTTCTAA
- a CDS encoding NAD-dependent epimerase, translating to MKKIVIAAGTGFLGQVLVNHFKYKVEEIVILTRGKSITKNTVRYINWDAKTMTGWESDLEDADVLINLAGKSVDCRYTTNNKNEIMASRVESTTILNKAVLQCTNPPKHWLNSSTATIYRHSTDKQMDEVNGEIGFDFSMNVASMWEKAFFQTETPSTKKTALRTSIVLGKKGGALIPLKRLAYLGFGGKQGSGKQFVSWIHEKDFARAVAFIIDKEIEGAINVVSPEPIHNRNFMEAIRVTANISFGIPINAFMLKLGAKIIGTETELVLKSRNVIPKRLQENGFKFIYGDIYKAMSHLLK from the coding sequence ATGAAAAAAATAGTTATAGCCGCCGGAACTGGATTTTTAGGTCAGGTACTGGTAAATCATTTTAAATATAAAGTTGAGGAGATTGTCATATTAACCCGCGGAAAATCAATTACAAAAAATACCGTTCGGTATATAAATTGGGACGCAAAAACCATGACGGGTTGGGAAAGTGACCTTGAAGATGCCGATGTTCTTATTAACCTTGCAGGAAAATCTGTAGACTGTCGTTATACAACCAACAATAAAAATGAGATAATGGCATCGAGGGTAGAAAGTACAACGATACTTAATAAAGCAGTGTTGCAATGTACAAATCCGCCAAAGCATTGGCTCAACAGTTCTACAGCCACCATCTACAGGCATTCTACCGATAAACAGATGGATGAAGTAAACGGAGAAATAGGATTTGATTTCTCAATGAATGTTGCCAGTATGTGGGAGAAAGCATTTTTTCAGACCGAAACACCAAGTACTAAAAAAACAGCTTTACGCACTTCTATAGTATTAGGAAAAAAAGGCGGGGCGTTGATTCCGCTAAAGCGATTGGCATATCTCGGCTTCGGTGGAAAACAGGGCAGCGGAAAACAATTTGTAAGCTGGATTCATGAAAAAGATTTTGCCCGCGCTGTAGCTTTTATTATCGATAAAGAAATTGAAGGAGCAATAAATGTAGTCTCTCCGGAACCAATACATAATCGTAATTTTATGGAAGCCATACGCGTTACTGCAAATATATCTTTCGGCATCCCCATCAACGCTTTTATGCTAAAACTTGGCGCGAAGATTATTGGAACTGAAACCGAACTGGTTTTAAAAAGTCGAAATGTGATCCCGAAACGTTTGCAGGAAAACGGGTTCAAATTTATTTATGGAGATATCTACAAAGCAATGAGTCATTTACTAAAGTAA
- a CDS encoding transcriptional regulator: MEFKEAKNKFVQTWGALGSQWGINKTMAQIHALLMVAAEPLSMEDIMDELQISRGNASMNLRALMDWGIVYKEYKQGERREFFIAEKDLDELAVKIAQERSKREIKPALKVLKEVSTSMKEDKSVEAKHFTDQTTKLYDFVLKADNMIEKATEYKDNWLAKLVMKVMK, translated from the coding sequence ATGGAATTCAAAGAAGCAAAAAACAAGTTCGTGCAAACCTGGGGGGCATTAGGTTCTCAGTGGGGCATCAATAAGACCATGGCACAAATACATGCCCTTCTTATGGTTGCTGCCGAACCGCTTTCTATGGAAGACATTATGGATGAACTGCAGATTTCTCGTGGTAATGCGAGTATGAACCTGCGCGCCCTTATGGACTGGGGTATTGTATACAAAGAATACAAGCAGGGTGAACGCCGTGAGTTTTTTATTGCCGAAAAAGACCTTGACGAACTGGCTGTAAAAATTGCGCAGGAACGCAGCAAGCGCGAAATAAAACCGGCGTTAAAAGTGCTTAAAGAAGTTTCTACTTCTATGAAAGAAGATAAATCGGTAGAGGCAAAACATTTTACAGACCAGACAACTAAACTGTATGATTTTGTTCTGAAAGCCGACAACATGATCGAGAAAGCAACCGAGTACAAAGACAACTGGTTGGCAAAGCTTGTTATGAAGGTCATGAAATAA
- a CDS encoding peptidase M3, with protein sequence MNVLTQKFTTKHDTAPFNSIKTEDFLPAMKEGIEAARKEIDAITANTDAPTFENTIEAMSFGGEILERASSIFFNLHSAETNDEIQKIAMEVSPLLSEFGNDVRLNADLFERVKAVYNQKDSLNLTEEQKTLLDKKYKSFSRNGANLPEDKKNKLREIDKELSKLSLEFGENVLAETNAYQLHITNEADLSGLPEGTIEAARELAMSLEKEGWVFTLDYPSYVPFMTYADNRELRKKLAIAFGAKAFSNNEFDNQETVLKIAKLRHERAVLLGYASHANFVLEERMAESPEKVKSFLKDLLAKAKPAAEKEFAELTAFAKELDGIDHLEKWDGAYYSEKLKQKLFNLDDEKLKPYFKLENVLNGAFTIAGKLYGLKFEEVKDIDTYHKDVTTYEVKDETGNLVSIFYADFFPRKGKRNGAWMTSFKSQYVKDGVNERPHVSIVCNFTKPTETKPSLLTFNEVTTLFHEFGHALHGMLADTIYPSLSGTSVYWDFVELPSQVMENWCYEPEALALFAHHYQTGEVIPMEYINKIKESASFQEGMATMRQLSFGLLDMGWHSADPSGITDVKAFETEQFSSTQLYPDVKENAMSTAFSHIFQGGYASGYYSYKWAEVLDADAFEYFQEKGIFDRETATKFKENVLSKGGTEHPMLLYKRFRGQEPKPEALLKRAGLV encoded by the coding sequence ATGAACGTACTTACACAGAAATTTACAACCAAACACGATACAGCACCTTTCAACAGCATAAAAACAGAAGATTTTCTTCCTGCAATGAAAGAGGGAATTGAAGCAGCCCGCAAAGAGATTGACGCTATAACTGCAAATACCGATGCACCAACTTTTGAGAACACTATAGAAGCTATGTCTTTTGGCGGAGAGATACTGGAGCGTGCATCTAGCATATTTTTTAACCTGCATTCGGCAGAAACCAATGACGAGATACAAAAGATAGCTATGGAGGTTTCTCCCCTGCTGTCGGAATTTGGCAATGATGTGCGCCTGAACGCGGATTTATTTGAAAGGGTAAAAGCCGTTTACAACCAAAAAGACAGCTTAAACCTTACCGAAGAGCAAAAGACACTTCTTGACAAGAAATATAAAAGCTTTTCGCGTAACGGTGCTAACCTGCCGGAAGACAAAAAAAACAAGCTTCGCGAAATAGATAAAGAGCTTTCTAAACTTAGCCTTGAATTTGGCGAGAATGTACTGGCTGAAACAAATGCATATCAGCTGCACATTACTAATGAAGCTGACTTGTCAGGTTTGCCCGAAGGCACTATTGAAGCCGCCCGTGAACTTGCAATGAGCCTTGAAAAAGAAGGATGGGTTTTCACCTTAGATTACCCAAGTTACGTTCCGTTTATGACCTACGCCGATAACCGCGAATTACGTAAGAAGCTTGCTATTGCATTTGGCGCAAAAGCTTTTAGCAATAACGAGTTCGACAATCAGGAAACAGTTTTAAAAATCGCCAAGCTTCGCCATGAGCGCGCCGTACTTTTAGGCTATGCATCCCACGCCAATTTTGTTCTGGAAGAACGTATGGCTGAGAGTCCGGAGAAAGTAAAATCATTCCTTAAAGACCTGTTAGCGAAAGCAAAACCGGCCGCCGAAAAAGAATTTGCAGAACTTACAGCTTTTGCTAAAGAACTAGACGGCATAGACCATTTAGAGAAATGGGATGGTGCGTACTATTCTGAAAAGCTAAAGCAGAAATTATTCAACCTTGACGATGAAAAACTAAAACCTTACTTTAAACTGGAAAATGTGCTTAACGGTGCCTTTACTATTGCCGGTAAATTATACGGACTAAAGTTTGAAGAGGTTAAAGATATTGATACATACCATAAAGATGTAACCACTTATGAGGTAAAAGACGAAACAGGCAACCTTGTTTCTATTTTCTACGCGGATTTCTTTCCTCGTAAAGGAAAACGCAACGGCGCCTGGATGACATCATTTAAATCGCAATATGTAAAAGACGGCGTTAACGAGAGGCCGCATGTTTCTATCGTTTGTAACTTTACGAAGCCTACCGAAACAAAACCATCGCTGCTTACCTTTAATGAAGTAACTACATTGTTCCATGAATTTGGACACGCGTTGCACGGCATGCTTGCCGACACTATTTATCCTAGCCTTAGCGGCACCAGTGTATATTGGGACTTTGTAGAGCTGCCAAGCCAGGTTATGGAAAACTGGTGCTACGAACCGGAAGCACTTGCATTATTTGCGCATCATTACCAAACAGGCGAAGTAATCCCTATGGAATATATCAACAAAATTAAAGAAAGTGCAAGTTTTCAGGAAGGGATGGCTACCATGCGTCAACTTAGTTTTGGATTGCTTGACATGGGATGGCATAGCGCCGACCCAAGCGGTATCACCGATGTAAAAGCATTTGAAACAGAGCAATTCTCCTCTACCCAGCTTTACCCCGACGTAAAAGAGAATGCCATGAGCACTGCTTTTTCGCATATTTTCCAAGGAGGCTATGCATCCGGTTATTACAGCTACAAATGGGCTGAAGTATTAGATGCCGATGCTTTTGAATACTTTCAGGAGAAAGGCATTTTTGACAGGGAAACAGCTACTAAATTTAAAGAGAATGTACTCTCTAAAGGTGGTACAGAACACCCTATGCTATTATACAAACGTTTCCGTGGGCAAGAGCCTAAACCGGAAGCTTTGCTTAAAAGAGCAGGACTTGTATAA
- a CDS encoding N5-carboxyaminoimidazole ribonucleotide mutase: MKVGIIMGSISDMPVMQDAIDILKEFGIETEVDIVSAHRTPEKLYEYSTTAHNRGVNVIIAGAGGAAHLPGMVASMSPLPVIGVPVKSSNSIDGWDSVLSILQMPGGVPVATVALNGAKNAGILAAQILGSQDKIVQATIIAYKQGLKEAVIKASEGLKK; encoded by the coding sequence ATGAAAGTAGGAATTATAATGGGCTCTATATCGGATATGCCGGTAATGCAGGATGCCATAGATATATTAAAAGAGTTTGGAATTGAAACAGAAGTAGATATTGTTTCTGCGCACCGTACTCCCGAAAAACTTTACGAATACAGTACTACAGCCCACAACCGTGGCGTTAATGTAATTATAGCAGGTGCAGGCGGCGCTGCGCACCTACCGGGAATGGTAGCAAGCATGAGTCCGCTTCCTGTAATAGGCGTGCCTGTAAAATCAAGCAACTCCATTGACGGATGGGACAGTGTATTGTCTATACTTCAAATGCCGGGGGGCGTACCTGTTGCTACTGTAGCACTTAACGGTGCTAAGAATGCAGGTATACTTGCAGCACAAATATTAGGCAGTCAGGACAAAATCGTTCAGGCAACAATTATTGCTTACAAGCAAGGACTTAAAGAAGCTGTTATCAAAGCATCTGAAGGCCTTAAAAAATAA
- a CDS encoding phosphoribosylaminoimidazole carboxylase produces the protein MNYFSSDFKLGILGGGQLGKMMLTDTRKFDIQTYVLDPSDEAPCKIGSNKFFQGDLMDFDTVYNFGKQVDVLTFEIELVNLEALEKLEAEGIKVYPSPKTLRQIQNKGKQKDFYTEKEIPTADYKRFENLADLKQAVENNEISLPFVWKSTEGGYDGNGVKVIRSAESFNGLPNVQCIAETMIPFKNELAVIVARNPSGEIKTYPVVEMEFHPEANQVEYVICPARIDDEVANNARAIALKVSEQFNHVGLLAVEMFQTEDDQILVNEVAPRPHNSGHYSIEASYTSQFEQHIRAILDLPLGNTDSKVAGIMVNLVGAEGYSGNVIYENIEKILGKDGVTPHIYGKRQTRPFRKMGHVTIVNEDIAEARKVAEEVKNTIRVIA, from the coding sequence ATGAATTATTTTTCTTCTGATTTTAAGTTGGGTATTTTAGGCGGCGGACAGCTGGGCAAAATGATGCTTACCGACACCCGAAAATTTGACATACAAACTTATGTGCTTGATCCTAGTGATGAAGCTCCATGTAAAATAGGCAGTAATAAATTCTTTCAGGGTGACCTGATGGATTTTGATACCGTTTATAACTTTGGCAAACAGGTAGACGTACTTACCTTTGAGATTGAACTTGTAAACCTGGAAGCACTGGAAAAACTGGAAGCTGAAGGTATTAAAGTATATCCGTCTCCAAAGACATTACGCCAAATTCAGAACAAAGGAAAACAGAAGGATTTTTATACTGAAAAAGAAATTCCAACTGCCGATTATAAGCGTTTTGAAAATCTGGCTGACCTTAAACAGGCCGTGGAAAATAATGAAATTTCGCTTCCTTTTGTATGGAAAAGTACAGAGGGCGGTTATGACGGAAATGGTGTAAAGGTTATCCGTTCTGCGGAAAGCTTTAACGGCCTTCCAAACGTACAGTGTATTGCAGAAACTATGATTCCGTTTAAAAATGAACTGGCAGTTATAGTAGCGAGAAACCCATCGGGAGAAATTAAAACTTACCCTGTCGTAGAAATGGAATTTCACCCGGAAGCCAACCAGGTAGAATATGTTATCTGCCCGGCACGTATTGATGATGAAGTTGCCAATAATGCCCGTGCAATAGCACTTAAAGTATCGGAACAATTTAACCATGTAGGCCTGCTTGCTGTAGAGATGTTCCAAACGGAAGATGACCAGATACTGGTAAATGAAGTAGCTCCAAGGCCACATAACAGTGGACACTATTCTATAGAAGCCAGTTATACGTCGCAATTTGAGCAGCACATTCGTGCGATTCTTGACCTGCCGTTAGGCAATACCGATAGTAAAGTAGCCGGAATTATGGTTAACCTTGTTGGTGCGGAAGGATATTCAGGCAACGTTATATACGAGAACATCGAAAAAATATTAGGTAAAGATGGCGTAACGCCACACATATACGGCAAGAGGCAAACAAGGCCTTTCCGTAAAATGGGACACGTTACCATTGTAAATGAAGATATTGCCGAAGCACGCAAAGTAGCCGAAGAAGTTAAGAATACTATTAGAGTAATCGCATAA
- a CDS encoding glycosidase — MRLTIERKPVKVSPDASRVIARFFFNGEERAVELIRKILALDKDEVFGLISPLLQDFSKRHRNITRKLLHNCERVKKYIPMAGGDYAKLDEYCKLLIGSYFTHEYSIESAAFFNPSIVPDPDQSNLEEGQLRVIISFRAVGEGHVSSVAFRRALIDRNNDIVVMAASNYIDEAEKIHNVVYQKRLFLKKAEEADINDEFLTAVTEQLGDRFDYDELKKLVVEAKSKTTDVDTIRQYNLVLALSDSYRRISFSKDTDISDRVIFPISDFESKGIEDARFVKFTDDHGRAVYYATYTAYDGVHIMPKLLKTTDFYEFKTSPLNGSGAKNKNLALFPRKINGKYAMLSRIDGWNNYLMYSENINEWDDPIKIQGPEYPWEFVQIGNCGSPIETKDGWLVLTHAVGSMRRYSIAASLLDIDDPSIEIGRLKDPLILPNPDEREGYVPNVVYSCGGIIHNGELIIPYGLSDHSSGFATVSIDTLLDRLKNGG; from the coding sequence ATGAGACTGACGATAGAAAGAAAACCGGTGAAGGTTTCACCCGACGCATCGCGCGTTATTGCCCGATTTTTTTTTAATGGAGAAGAAAGAGCTGTAGAGCTTATCCGGAAAATACTTGCTTTAGATAAAGATGAGGTATTCGGACTTATTTCTCCGCTATTGCAGGATTTCTCTAAAAGGCACCGTAATATTACCCGTAAGCTTTTACACAATTGCGAACGTGTTAAAAAATATATTCCGATGGCAGGTGGCGATTACGCCAAGCTTGACGAATACTGTAAACTTCTTATAGGCTCTTACTTTACGCATGAATATTCTATTGAATCGGCTGCGTTTTTTAACCCCTCTATAGTTCCCGATCCAGATCAGTCCAATCTTGAGGAGGGCCAGCTTCGCGTTATCATAAGCTTTAGGGCAGTAGGTGAGGGGCACGTGTCTTCGGTAGCTTTCAGGAGGGCACTTATCGACAGGAATAATGATATTGTTGTTATGGCAGCAAGTAATTATATAGACGAAGCGGAAAAAATACATAATGTTGTATACCAAAAAAGGCTTTTCCTTAAAAAGGCTGAAGAAGCAGATATTAACGATGAGTTCCTTACGGCAGTAACAGAGCAATTGGGTGACCGTTTTGATTATGATGAGCTGAAAAAATTGGTTGTTGAAGCAAAAAGCAAAACAACAGATGTTGATACTATACGCCAATATAACCTTGTTCTTGCACTGTCTGACAGTTACAGGAGAATTTCGTTTTCTAAGGACACCGACATTAGCGACAGGGTAATATTCCCAATTTCTGATTTTGAGAGCAAAGGTATTGAAGATGCCCGTTTTGTGAAGTTTACAGATGATCATGGGCGCGCAGTTTACTACGCCACATACACCGCTTATGACGGTGTACACATTATGCCAAAACTTTTAAAAACTACCGACTTTTACGAATTCAAAACGAGTCCGCTAAACGGATCGGGAGCAAAAAATAAAAACCTTGCATTGTTTCCGAGAAAAATAAACGGCAAATATGCAATGCTATCAAGGATAGATGGCTGGAACAACTATCTTATGTATAGCGAGAACATCAACGAGTGGGATGATCCTATAAAAATTCAGGGGCCGGAATATCCGTGGGAGTTTGTGCAGATTGGTAACTGTGGTTCGCCCATAGAAACTAAAGATGGCTGGCTGGTGCTTACGCACGCTGTAGGTTCTATGAGACGTTACAGTATTGCCGCTTCTCTTTTAGATATCGATGATCCGTCTATTGAAATCGGCCGACTTAAAGATCCTTTAATTTTACCAAATCCGGATGAACGTGAAGGTTATGTACCTAACGTTGTATATTCTTGTGGAGGTATAATACATAACGGCGAGCTTATAATTCCTTACGGATTATCCGATCACAGTTCAGGTTTTGCTACAGTAAGTATCGATACGCTTCTAGACAGGCTAAAAAACGGAGGATAA
- a CDS encoding glutamate:protein symporter, which yields MKQSLTPYTQNRQSLLYRIVTNLTFWVLIAIVCGVLLGHFYPATAVDMKIIGDSFIKIIKIFIAPIIFLTIVLGISGMGDLKKVGRIGIKSLIYFEIVTTFALAIGVAVAYLIQPGKIDKTGLDVQDASQYTGAESNFSWLQFFLDNVTLQVLLVAILVGVALNYSKKREQAVAILYTWSNYVFKALKIVMYLAPLGAFGGMAYTVGKFGLHTLIPLGKLMITVYITMAIFIFVILGAIMRYYKLSIIDFIKYIKAELLIVLGTSSSEAALPNLMEKLEKMGCSKSVVGLVVPTGYSFNLDGTSIYLSMSVIFLAQLYNVHLSFQEILTIIGLLMITSKGAAGVTGSGFIVLASTLTAIHKIPVEGLAFLLGVDKFMSEARALTNFIGNGVATIVISKSENEFVNEDNPRIE from the coding sequence ATGAAACAGTCGTTAACTCCGTACACCCAGAACAGGCAAAGCCTGCTTTACAGAATAGTTACCAACCTGACTTTTTGGGTACTGATAGCCATTGTGTGCGGTGTACTGCTTGGACATTTTTATCCGGCGACTGCCGTAGACATGAAAATAATAGGCGATAGTTTCATTAAGATCATTAAAATATTTATTGCTCCTATCATATTCCTAACTATTGTTTTGGGCATAAGCGGTATGGGCGACCTTAAAAAGGTTGGTCGCATCGGAATAAAATCACTAATCTATTTTGAGATCGTTACTACTTTTGCCCTTGCTATTGGCGTTGCTGTGGCGTACCTCATTCAGCCCGGAAAGATTGACAAAACAGGTCTTGATGTTCAGGACGCGAGTCAGTATACCGGTGCCGAAAGCAATTTTAGCTGGTTACAATTTTTCTTAGACAATGTTACGCTCCAGGTATTGCTAGTGGCTATTCTTGTAGGGGTCGCTTTAAATTATAGCAAAAAAAGAGAGCAGGCTGTTGCCATATTATATACCTGGTCCAACTATGTTTTTAAAGCCCTTAAAATAGTAATGTATCTAGCTCCTCTTGGTGCTTTTGGCGGCATGGCCTATACAGTAGGTAAATTTGGCCTGCATACGCTTATTCCGTTAGGTAAACTTATGATTACGGTTTACATTACAATGGCTATATTCATTTTTGTAATTCTGGGTGCTATAATGCGTTATTACAAACTCAGCATTATTGATTTTATAAAATACATTAAAGCCGAATTACTGATTGTTTTAGGCACCTCATCATCTGAAGCTGCCCTGCCTAACCTAATGGAGAAACTCGAAAAAATGGGTTGCAGCAAATCAGTTGTAGGATTGGTAGTTCCTACCGGTTATTCTTTTAACCTGGATGGCACATCAATATACCTGTCGATGTCGGTGATCTTTCTGGCCCAACTATACAACGTTCATTTAAGCTTTCAGGAGATACTTACTATTATAGGACTGCTGATGATAACCTCCAAAGGTGCTGCCGGTGTTACAGGAAGTGGCTTTATAGTGCTTGCTTCCACCCTTACTGCCATACACAAAATACCCGTTGAAGGCCTTGCCTTTTTACTCGGCGTAGATAAATTTATGAGCGAGGCACGCGCACTAACCAATTTTATTGGCAATGGCGTTGCAACTATCGTCATCTCAAAATCGGAAAATGAATTTGTAAACGAGGATAATCCGAGAATCGAATAA